DNA from Vicia villosa cultivar HV-30 ecotype Madison, WI unplaced genomic scaffold, Vvil1.0 ctg.005748F_1_1, whole genome shotgun sequence:
GGTACCTCGGTTGATACTAACCAATAATATCCTGAAATCAAACACGCAACTGTGAAGCTTAAAGAGTGTTTAGGATGAGTAATAACATGTTCCCTTGGCCATTTAACTCCATTCTTTACTACAGCTCGTAAGCCATAATTTTTATATTCAGCATAAAAAGGTTAATCTTATGCATAATCGGTGCCACCCCACTTCAGCCATCCTTCAGCATCTAACACTACACTTAAGTGACATTCCATGAATATGGTTATGGAGTAAGCCTACTAGGGTCTTCCTAGATACTTCCGAATCAAGTGAAGGTATGGAATTAGATCCAAATCGGGTGAGATAATGCAAAACTAGAGTGTGAAACGAAAAGTAGTTTGGTTACCCAGTGGTCCACCCTAGGCCGGGATGGGATTCTGTTGGGTTGACCCCTTTTCTAACCCATATTTGACAGTACTAGAACGCCACAACGGCTTTGCCAAATATAAAATCTGCACTGCTGTAGATTGTACATTCTTTATAGCATTGGCGGCCGGAGTCAGCACACAAACTGTCTTGGTAGCCGGAAATTCCACATCGATAAAATACATATTTGTCTGAGTATGAATATAATGCCATAGCTTGGCCGCTTACTGCCCTTGCAGTGTTCTCAAAGGACATATCTTGTGCAAGGAATCCATTATCTAAGACGCCTTCATAAAACAATGAAAAGTATCAGGTAAATTAAAACAACCTTCTAACAAACACCACTAACAAATAAATTTACACATTATTTTTTGTGAAATATAATTTTATGGAAtcagataaaataaaatagagtagaacaaaaaaaaaaagataaaccaaatattcaaaaacaatagTGGCGTGCTGTGTGCAGATTTAGGGATGCGACTGAAGGCCATAATTGCAAATGGAAATACGTGTGTAAACCAAATTAAATGGACAAATTCAAATGGTTTAAAATCCATTTCCTTAAATGAATTGAACTCGTTTGTGAGTAATCTTCTCATTGAAGTGAAGCTTCATATTCTTCTGCTTGATCAATTTATCAGTAAGGATCAACTCCCTCCATGGGTTGAGTCGGAGGATGTATCATCACTTCATACAAGTGGATTTCATGTCGTGGATGTTTTTGTTGCAATAGATGGAACTGGAAATTTCATTAGAATGGTTGATGCAATGTGGTCTTTACCTTTTCGCATCACGAGACGTTATGCCATTCACGTGAAAGATTGGGTTTATAATGAACACATTATTGCTGATCAAGATGAATGGAACATTGTCATTGTTTGAGATGGCATTTATGCCACAATCCATTAGTttacaataaataaattaaagtaaAATTTCTGTTTTTATCaattatacatttatttttatttatatgttaaaattcccaataataaaaaaatttgattacgaacaaattaaattaaattttatatttttagaaatagAAAAAGTTAAATCTAATGTGCGCGCAAGTGCACACCTATATATAGTTTAGaatacaaacaaaaacaaaaacaaaataaagacaaaccaaaaattaaaaaacataatataattTGTTTAAACATGGAATGACATAGTAACATTTCATGATCCATAAATAAACTAACTAACCTGGCTTACACACACTAAGAACAA
Protein-coding regions in this window:
- the LOC131642745 gene encoding pectinesterase/pectinesterase inhibitor PPE8B-like, producing the protein MRLKAIIANGNTCVNQIKWTNSNGLKSISLNELNSFVSNLLIEVKLHILLLDQFISKDQLPPWVESEDVSSLHTSGFHVVDVFVAIDGTGNFIRMVDAMWSLPFRITRRYAIHVKDWVYNEHIIADQDEWNIVIV